TGACATCACTAAGCCCAAAATCGACTGGTTCTCAATCATTTTGTCAGCGATCGGCTTTGGCGGCCTCGTCGCCGGTGTCAGCTTGGCGAGTGATTCCGGTTGGGGCTCACCCCAAGTGATTGGAACCTTGATCGTCTCAGTCATTATCTTGGCATGGTACATCCGTCGCCAATTAAAATCTGAAACCCCAATTCTGAATTTCCGCGTGTTCCAAAAGCATCAATTTACGGTTGGCTCCGTTTTAGTGATGTTGGATTTCGCCATTATTCTTTCATCAATGTACTTACTGCCAATGTTCTGGCAAAACGGTTTGGCAATTCCCGTCGCTATGACTGGAATTGTGATGCTGCCAGGGGGAATCGTCAACGCGATTGTCTCAGCGATCGCTGGGCGCTTCTCAGATACGGTTAGCCCCAAACTGCTGACAACGTTGGGCTTTGGTGTGACCATCGTCGGCCTGGTATTGTTACTTTTGGCCAGCTCAACTTCGCCAATGTGGTACGTCATCTTGGCTCACATCATCATTATGTTAGGTGTGCCGCTCGCCATGTCGCCCGCCCAAACATTTGGCCTGGGAGCTTTGGATGAACAAACTTCCGGAGACGGCAGCACTATCATGAATACCTTCCAGCAAATTATCGGGGCCATGGCAACCGCCATCGCTACCAGTTTGTTGGCATTTGGAAACTCGGCTGCTGGTCATGTCAGCCATCAAATTGCTTTTACCAATGGGGTCCACGTTGGTCTGTGGTTTACGTTGATCGTGGCTGCAGTGGCTTTCCTGCTTTCATTTACCATTAAGGATCGTAAGCGCGCATAATTGAATCTTGAATAAAAATCAAAAAGGTCGCAACATAATTAGCAAAAATTACGTTGCGACCTTTTTTGAGTACCATTTAAATCCCTCGATTTAAAATTGAAGTGCAACACCTGCTCTACTAGACCAGTTCTTTATTCAGACTAGTCAAAAAGGCCATGAAGACCTATTCTTAATTCACCACAAACAAGAAAGAGGTATCTTCATGACCCGAATTAAGAATATCATATCTAATCAGTATCACCAACTCAATTTAGCTGAACGTGGTCGAATTGAATCCCTAAGGGACTTAGATTGGTCTATCCGCCGGATTGCCCAGGCCCTTCATCGTAATCCCAGCACGATTTCACGTGAATTAAAACGTGGGACAACGACACAGATTAACGCTAGTACTCATATCTTTGAACAGTCATATCTGGCAGAAACTGGTGAAGCAATTTATCGTAAGCACCGACTAAATAGCTGTTATCGTGGACTCTTTGATCATTGTCAAACCTTCTGTAATGCTTTGGTGACAGCTTTAAAAGCGCGTCCCAGGATGCATAGTGTGGATACTTTTGTCCACCAATTCAAGACTGATCACCCAAGGCTTGTCTGCCCCTCAACACCGACGGTGTACCGGTATATTGATGACCAGCGTTTAGTTATCCGCAATTCAGACCTACCAGCTAAACTACGTCGCCGGATTAAATGCCCCGGGGCAAAGCATCATCGAATCAATAAGAAAAATCTGGGCCATTCAATCGAAGAGCGTCCCGCCATGGTTCAAGCGCGTCAAGAGCTTGGACACTGGGAAGGTGACTTGGTCAAAGGCAAACGGGTTGAATCTGAGCCAGCATTAATGACTTTGACTGAACGTGTTAGTCGCTTAGAGATCATCGTTAAACTTCCCAATTATCATGCCGACACTTGCTTGAAAGCCCTCCAGAATACCTTATATGACTATGGAACCGAGCACTTTAAAACCATTACTTTTGATAATGGTGCTGAGTTCTCAAGCTTGAGTCAAGTCAAGGGAACTGACATCTACTTTGCCCATCCTTATTCACCATGGGAACGTGGAACCAATGAGAACACTAACGGCCTTTTGCGCGAGTTCTTCCCGAAGGGCAGATCCTTGGCTTCGGCCTCACTCATTGACATTCAGCTGGCTCAAGATACCTTAAACAACCGGCTACGGCGGTCATTGAACTATCGCTGCCCAGCCGATCTAATGCCTGAACTAGCTTAGCAACTA
Above is a genomic segment from Lentilactobacillus buchneri containing:
- a CDS encoding IS30 family transposase — translated: MTRIKNIISNQYHQLNLAERGRIESLRDLDWSIRRIAQALHRNPSTISRELKRGTTTQINASTHIFEQSYLAETGEAIYRKHRLNSCYRGLFDHCQTFCNALVTALKARPRMHSVDTFVHQFKTDHPRLVCPSTPTVYRYIDDQRLVIRNSDLPAKLRRRIKCPGAKHHRINKKNLGHSIEERPAMVQARQELGHWEGDLVKGKRVESEPALMTLTERVSRLEIIVKLPNYHADTCLKALQNTLYDYGTEHFKTITFDNGAEFSSLSQVKGTDIYFAHPYSPWERGTNENTNGLLREFFPKGRSLASASLIDIQLAQDTLNNRLRRSLNYRCPADLMPELA
- a CDS encoding DHA2 family efflux MFS transporter permease subunit, giving the protein MEKSLNADQASVEPKQKQAAKPVARPFLAMLGMLIGGFVGMLSETSLNIALPSLIAELHVSIGTMQWLVTGYMLVIGIVLPMSSLLQRIFSTRSLILFALCDFIVGAVISALAPNFAILLVGRMIQGIATGLILPLMFTVATLIFPPYKLGSAMGMIGLVIMFAPAVGPTLAGMILGLLSWHWIFWLFVPFLVIAFILAFKYLPNVGDITKPKIDWFSIILSAIGFGGLVAGVSLASDSGWGSPQVIGTLIVSVIILAWYIRRQLKSETPILNFRVFQKHQFTVGSVLVMLDFAIILSSMYLLPMFWQNGLAIPVAMTGIVMLPGGIVNAIVSAIAGRFSDTVSPKLLTTLGFGVTIVGLVLLLLASSTSPMWYVILAHIIIMLGVPLAMSPAQTFGLGALDEQTSGDGSTIMNTFQQIIGAMATAIATSLLAFGNSAAGHVSHQIAFTNGVHVGLWFTLIVAAVAFLLSFTIKDRKRA